From the Carassius auratus strain Wakin unplaced genomic scaffold, ASM336829v1 scaf_tig00217435, whole genome shotgun sequence genome, the window gattattattattattatttttttttttttaaatgtcagagtAAAAGGTACAAAAACTGTCACTGAGGCGGTCTACTTTAGGTACCAAAAAATAATatactattttaaatgttttcaaacataaaaaaaaaaaaaattagtctgtaataatgcatttgtttagtaaatGTTGCACATTGATTCTACTCTACAACAGATAACTTTAAAGCAAATTAAATATTAAGGATGCATTGCACCATAAGGATTAAGCCCAAATGGGTTGTTACAGCTGCAGGGaaagtatatagtatatagtgtttctctataaaaaaaagtaactaattgtgttAGTTTGTATGGAAAGTAATGGTTAatgttacttttgtgttactttttcatGTGGGCTGggcttgattatttatttttcataataataaaacaaaaacacaaaagttatattttgggCAATTGTAAAGGCACTTTCATTCTATAAGTTATCTCAACACGTGGGCAGAAGATCCACCAATTATTAAACGTGAAAATAAAGTTGCTTGCtttctttatttgaaaaagtaaaacttcactgtacatttcaaagtaatgtgttactttaattACTCAATTAAAGTGATTTTATTATGTGTCCTATGGGGCCTGGTTATCTGTCCTTTTTCTTAAAATATGCTGCTAAATATATTCATAGGTAATCTGTGCTGCTGCAATGTTTTCTCTTCCTGCTTGGTTCTAATAATATCTCTTTAATGGTAGCGGTTAGCAGTTTACAGTATCAGTTTTTaaagatatatactgtatatcagacAAAAATGTTCTGCTTGCcagtcaaacaaataaatagaaaataaggaAATGGAATATGTGTTGCTTTTAAATTACAGTACCCTGCCTTTGTAATTGTCTGtgaaaaaatcagtttttattctccaggtgtgtttggtgagaCAGTGTCAGTgttggagggagattctgtcacacTAAACACTGATCTTATTGAAATACTTGAAGACGATGACATACTGTGGAAATTTGGAGCTGAAATGTCTCTCATAGCTGGAATCAGTCGGGAGAAACAAATCTTTTACAAATATGATAATGTTCCTGATgggatattcagagacagactgaagctggacaatcaaactggatctctgaccatcatgaacatcacaactcaacatgcTGGACTCTATGAACTACAGATAAGTGGAGCAAAACtgacatcaaaaacattcagtgtttctgtctatggtgagtagagatCATTCATTCCGCCTGTTACATATTCTTGTTTTACAGTTTGAGATGGCATCATATAAACACTCAcacaacactgaaataaaaataaagttgtgtAGATTTATCCACATTTCAGTGTATTCACATGTTTTGCAGCACATCTGCCTGTTCCTAACATTACCAGAgactgttcttcatcatcatcatcttcagcaTCATcctattgttcattgttgtgcTCAGTGGTGAAtttgagtcatgtgactctctcctggtacaaaggaaacagtttattgtccagcatcagtgtgtctgatctcagcatcagtctctctctaccactggaggtggaatatcaggataaaaacagctacagctgcgtgatcaacaatcccatc encodes:
- the LOC113100987 gene encoding SLAM family member 5-like, whose amino-acid sequence is MTVDDSVFGETVSVLEGDSVTLNTDLIEILEDDDILWKFGAEMSLIAGISREKQIFYKYDNVPDGIFRDRLKLDNQTGSLTIMNITTQHAGLYELQISGAKLTSKTFSVSVYAHLPVPNITRDCSSSSSSSASSYCSLLCSVVNLSHVTLSWYKGNSLLSSISVSDLSISLSLPLEVEYQDKNSYSCVINNPISNQTTHLDISQLCHTCSGVFEVSLIKGDSVTLNTDVTEIPENNDILWTFGVGSSLIAEIRREKQIFSMYDVPDGIFRDRLKLDYQTGSLTITNITTQHTGVYELQISGAKLASKTFSVSVYGRLSVPNITRDCSSSSSSS